CGCCCGTGAGGCCGCCGCCGACTACGCCGACGACCGGTCCTACATCGTGCAGGTCGAAGCCGAGAAGGCCGTCGAGTCCACGTCGGCCTGATCCGTCGGTTCACCCCCGTTCCGCAACGCCAACGGTTTCTTTCCCGGGTCGCTATCCTCGTCCATGAGTTCCGAGTCGGGAGCCAGCGGTCCGTCGTCGGGCGACCCCAGTACCGACGACCGGGCGAACTACGACTACCGGGGCGGCGACGTGGCGCGGCCGGGCCTCGTCAGCGACCTCCAGCGACTGATCGACGGCGAGGTCCGCTTCGACGAGTACACCCGGGAGCAGTACGCGACCGACGCCTCAATCTACGCGGTGACGCCCGTCGGCGTCGTCTTCCCCACCTCGACCGCCGACGTGGCCGCCGTCGTCGAGTACTGCGCCGACCGCGGGATTCCCGTCCTGCCCCGCGGCGCGGGGACGAGCCTCGCCGGCCAGACCGTCAACCGGGCGGTCGTCCTCGACTTCTCGAAGCACATGGACGCTCTCCGCGAGATCGACCCGGAGAGCCGCCGCGCACGGGCACAGCCGGGGATCACACTCGGCCGCCTGAACGCCGCGCTGGCTGACGCGGATCTGAAGTTCGCCCCCGACCCGGCGTGGGGCGACAAGTCCGTACTGGGCGGGGCCATCGGCAACAACTCCACCGGCGCACACTCCCTGCAGTACGGGAAGACCGACGCCTACGTCGAGGCCTGCGAGGTCGTCCTCGCCGACGGTACCCGGACCACGTTCGAGCCAGTTCCAGTCGAGGACCTTGACAGATTGGCCGACTCCGATGGGAATCTCGAAGACCGGATCTACGCGGCGGTCCGGGACGTGCTGAACGACGAGGCCATCGCCGACGCCTACCCCGACCTCAAGCGCAACGTCTCGGGATACAACCTCGATTACGTGATCGAGCGCGCCCGCGAGGACGGCGTGGTCGACATGCCGGGCCTGCTCGCGGGCAGCGAGGGCACCCTCGCGGTCGTGACCGAGGCCGAAATCAGTCTGGAACCGGTCCCCGAGACGAAGGCGCTGGCACTCCTTCGGTACGACGACCTGCTCGAAGCGATGGAGGACGTGGAACCCATCCTCGACCACGACCCCGCCGCGGTCGAGGTGCTGGACGACGTGTTGCTGGATCTGGCCCGAGATACCTCCGAGTTCGGCGACCTCGTGGCCGAGATGGTCCCCGCGGGAACCGGCGCGGTCCTGCTCGTGGAGTTCTACGCCGAGAGCGACGAGGCGGGTCGGGAGAAGGTAGCCGACCTGCTCGCGGATCGATCGCCCGGGACCGGGACGCTCGCCGATCCGACGGATGGGCGGATCGAGACAGACGCGCAAGTTCGGGCCGCGTCGGCCGACGAGGCCCACGACGAGGGCGAGCGCGAGCAGTTCTGGAAGCTCCGGAAGTCGGGGCTGCCGATCCTGCTCGGACGAACGAGCGACGCGAAACACGTCGCGTTCGTCGAGGACACCGCCGTCCCGCCGGAGAACCTGCCGGAGTTCGTCGCCGACTTCCGCGAGGTCCTCTCGGCCCACGACACCTACGCGAGTTTCTACGCCCACGCGGGCCCGGGCGTCCTGCACATCCGGCCGCTGGTGAACACCAAGACGCAGGACGGCGTGGACCGGATGGAGTCCATCGCCGACGACGTGACCGACCTCGTCGTCGAGTACGGCGGCAGCGTCTCCGGCGAACACGGCGACGGCCGCGCCCGGACCCAGTGGAACCGCAAACTGTACGGCGAGGGGGTCTGGGAGACCTTTCGAACTCTGAAGACCGCCTTCGATCCCGACTGGCTCCTGAATCCGGGACAGGTCGTCTCCCGGCCCGACGAGCCGACGGACATGACCGAAAACCTCCGGTTCGATCCCGACTACGAGTTCGAGGCCGGGTTCGAACCCGCTCTGCAGTGGGACGAGGAGAACGGCCTGCAGGGCATGGCCGAACTCTGTCACGGCTGTGGCGGCTGTCGCGGCCACCAGGACACGACCGGCGGCGTCATGTGTCCGACCTACCGGGCCGCCGAAGAGGAGTCGCTGTCGACGCGGGGCCGGGCGAACTCCCTCCGGCGAGCGATGTCCGGTGAACTGCCCGACGACGAGCAGTTCTCCGAGGAGTTCGTCACCGAGGTGCTCGACCTCTGTATCGGCTGCAAGGGGTGTGCACACGACTGTCCGAGCGAGGTCGACATGGCGAAGCTGAAAGCCGAGTTGACCCACGAACACCACCAGCGCGAGGGGGCAAGCCTGCGGGACCGCCTGTTCGCCAACGTCGACACGCTGTCGGCAGTGGGGAGCGCGCTGGCCCCGCTGTCGAACCTCGCCCAGAAGGTCCCAGGCACTCGGGCCGTCGCCGAGAAGACGCTGGGCATCGCCCGCGAACGGACGCTCCCGACCTTCCGGCGGGGGACCTTCGTGAAGTGGGACCGCCAGCGGGCCAGTGATGTCTCGGCTGAGAACGCCGAGCGACGCGTTCTCCTCCTCCCCGACACCTATACCAACTACAGCCGCCCGGAGGCAGGGAAGGCAGCCGTCGAGGTACTCGAAGCCGCGAACGTCCACGTCGAGGTCCCGACGAAACTGACCGACAGCGGGCGCGCGGCCTTCTCGAAGGGCTTTCTGGAGAAAGCCCGCGAGACCGCCCGCGATAACGTGGCCGAACTGGCTCCACGGGTCGAGGACGGCTGGGAGATCGTGGTCGTCGAGCCCTCCGACGCGGTGATGTACCAGTCCGACTATCTGGACTTGCTGGGCGACACCGACGATTCCGCGGCCGCCGAGACCGTCGCCGAGAACGCCTACGGCGTCCTCGAATATCTCGATGTGCACAGGCTGGACGACGGCATCGCGTTCGACGCGCCCGGGGAATCCCTGACCTACCACGGCCACTGCCACCAGAAGGCGACGGCCAAGGACCACCACGCGGTGGGCGTCCTCCGGCGGGCTGGCTACCACGTCGACCCGCTGGACTCGGGCTGTTGTGGCATGGCCGGCTCCTTCGGCTACGAGGCCGAACACTACTCGATGAGTCGCGCTATCGGCCAGATTCTATTCGACCAGGTCCAAGACAGCGACGGCGAGCGGGTCGTCGCGCCCGGCGCATCCTGCCGGACGCAACTGGGCGACCGTCCCGGTGCCGACGCGGAACCGCCCCACCCGATCGAGTCGGTCGCCGCAGCCCTGTCCGACTGATTCGATATCGCGGCCGAAGGTTTATCCAGGAATACGAGACCACCTGCCCCCGTGTCTCCCCGCAGCGCCGTACTCGCCGCACTCGTCCTGTTCGCGGCCGGAATTCCGGCTCTCGCCGCGTCAGCACCGGCGACGAGCGGACCAGCTCCGCCGGCGGAGTCGACACGGCCGCCAGCGCCCGCCAACGCAACCCCACCGACGTTCGCGGCCGTCTACCCGAATCCAGTCCCCGACGGCGATGCTGGGGAGTTCGTGGTACTCGACGCTGCTGAGCCGACCCGGCTGGGGAACTACACGCTCTCGGACGGAGAGGACACGGTTGCGCTCCCGAACGTTACCGTCGAGGGGCGTGTCGCGCTCACGACGGCGCCGAATCTGACGCGAACCCGGACGGACGCGGAGATCGTCGCCCTCGACCAGGGGTTAGCGCTCGCCAACACCGGTGACCGCGTCACGCTCGCACGCGGGGGCGAATCCGTCGCCGAACTGACGTACACGGACGCACCGGAGGGGGAACTCGCGACGCCGAACGGCGACGGGGTGGCCTGGCAGCCGGTCGGCGCGACGGAGTTTCCGGTCGTTGCCGCCACGGGCGAGTCGGCGCGTGCGTTCGTCCTCCCCGACGGCGGATCGGTCCCGGCGGAGACCCTCGCCGACGCCGAGAAACGGATCCTGCTGGCCGGGTACACGCTTACGTCCGAACGGATCAGGGCGGAACTCGTCGCCGCCAACCGTCGTGGCGTCGAGGTTCGGGTCCTCGCGGACGGCAGTCCGGTCGGCGGGTTGACCCGGCGGTCGGCCCGGATGTTCGATTCCCTCACCGAACGCGGCATCGACGTGACCGTTCTCTCGGGTGCACCCGCTCGCTACGAGTTCCACCACGCGAAGTACGCCGTCGTCGACGACCGGGCGCTGGTGACGACGGAGAACTGGAAGGCGGCCGGCACCGGTGGTCACGCCAGCCGCGGCTGGGGTGCCGTCGTGAGCGCGGATCGGATCGTAGCGGCGCTCAATCGAACGTTCCACGCCGACGCGAGCGGGCTGGACGCCCGATCCTGGCCACAGTTCAGGGCCGGAAAGCGCTTCGAGCCGGCCGACGGACCGCCCGCGAACGAGACGTATCCGAATACCGTCGATCCGCGGCGGTTCAGTCCCGACTCAGTCGAGTTGCTCCGTGCGCCCGACAACGCGGAGCGCCGACTGGTGACCCTCCTCCGGAACGCCGACGAGAGCGTTCGGATCCAGCAGGTCTCCATCGGGAGCCGCCGACAACCGTTCCTGCGGGCGACCGTCGCGGCCGCCCGACGGGGCGTCGACGTGCAGATCCTGCTCGCCGGAGCCTGGTACGTCGAGGAGGACAATCGCGAGCTGGTGGACTGGCTAAACGACCTCGCCGCGCGTGAGGGGATTCCGCTGTCGGCCCGGGTCGCCGACCCGAACGGTCGATTCGAGAAGATTCACGCGAAGGGCGTGATCGTCGACGACGAGCAAGTATTGGTCGGATCCTTGAACTGGAACAACCACTCCGCACGACAGAATCGCGAGGTGGCCGTCCTGCTCGAAGGCGAGGGCGTCGCCGGCTACTTCGCGGACGTGTTCCGGGCCGACTGGCAGGGCGGCGAC
This Halorientalis sp. IM1011 DNA region includes the following protein-coding sequences:
- a CDS encoding FAD-binding and (Fe-S)-binding domain-containing protein; amino-acid sequence: MSSESGASGPSSGDPSTDDRANYDYRGGDVARPGLVSDLQRLIDGEVRFDEYTREQYATDASIYAVTPVGVVFPTSTADVAAVVEYCADRGIPVLPRGAGTSLAGQTVNRAVVLDFSKHMDALREIDPESRRARAQPGITLGRLNAALADADLKFAPDPAWGDKSVLGGAIGNNSTGAHSLQYGKTDAYVEACEVVLADGTRTTFEPVPVEDLDRLADSDGNLEDRIYAAVRDVLNDEAIADAYPDLKRNVSGYNLDYVIERAREDGVVDMPGLLAGSEGTLAVVTEAEISLEPVPETKALALLRYDDLLEAMEDVEPILDHDPAAVEVLDDVLLDLARDTSEFGDLVAEMVPAGTGAVLLVEFYAESDEAGREKVADLLADRSPGTGTLADPTDGRIETDAQVRAASADEAHDEGEREQFWKLRKSGLPILLGRTSDAKHVAFVEDTAVPPENLPEFVADFREVLSAHDTYASFYAHAGPGVLHIRPLVNTKTQDGVDRMESIADDVTDLVVEYGGSVSGEHGDGRARTQWNRKLYGEGVWETFRTLKTAFDPDWLLNPGQVVSRPDEPTDMTENLRFDPDYEFEAGFEPALQWDEENGLQGMAELCHGCGGCRGHQDTTGGVMCPTYRAAEEESLSTRGRANSLRRAMSGELPDDEQFSEEFVTEVLDLCIGCKGCAHDCPSEVDMAKLKAELTHEHHQREGASLRDRLFANVDTLSAVGSALAPLSNLAQKVPGTRAVAEKTLGIARERTLPTFRRGTFVKWDRQRASDVSAENAERRVLLLPDTYTNYSRPEAGKAAVEVLEAANVHVEVPTKLTDSGRAAFSKGFLEKARETARDNVAELAPRVEDGWEIVVVEPSDAVMYQSDYLDLLGDTDDSAAAETVAENAYGVLEYLDVHRLDDGIAFDAPGESLTYHGHCHQKATAKDHHAVGVLRRAGYHVDPLDSGCCGMAGSFGYEAEHYSMSRAIGQILFDQVQDSDGERVVAPGASCRTQLGDRPGADAEPPHPIESVAAALSD
- a CDS encoding phosphatidylserine/phosphatidylglycerophosphate/cardiolipin synthase family protein; translation: MSPRSAVLAALVLFAAGIPALAASAPATSGPAPPAESTRPPAPANATPPTFAAVYPNPVPDGDAGEFVVLDAAEPTRLGNYTLSDGEDTVALPNVTVEGRVALTTAPNLTRTRTDAEIVALDQGLALANTGDRVTLARGGESVAELTYTDAPEGELATPNGDGVAWQPVGATEFPVVAATGESARAFVLPDGGSVPAETLADAEKRILLAGYTLTSERIRAELVAANRRGVEVRVLADGSPVGGLTRRSARMFDSLTERGIDVTVLSGAPARYEFHHAKYAVVDDRALVTTENWKAAGTGGHASRGWGAVVSADRIVAALNRTFHADASGLDARSWPQFRAGKRFEPADGPPANETYPNTVDPRRFSPDSVELLRAPDNAERRLVTLLRNADESVRIQQVSIGSRRQPFLRATVAAARRGVDVQILLAGAWYVEEDNRELVDWLNDLAAREGIPLSARVADPNGRFEKIHAKGVIVDDEQVLVGSLNWNNHSARQNREVAVLLEGEGVAGYFADVFRADWQGGDWRLPAGVVLAVALAALAAVLVGRRFEFEG